A genome region from Acaryochloris thomasi RCC1774 includes the following:
- a CDS encoding tetratricopeptide repeat protein, translated as MRYVYKSAGLLLGCSTIGFVALAPLGLSPLAAQTEAAPTVTEESVAPPATQDAGAEPAAEESSATVAEYVRQGDRHYAAADYEDAIASYTQSLELFNRNAYAYYNRGNAFRQLDNYKEALADYNRALQINPENIFAYLYRGMALQELGEDQGAVASFSAAIERNGSNPLAFEKRGEAYHAIGDKQAALKDLEQALKLYKKADKYRQERAVEKQIKKVKSSKGASESETSAADASTPEPPAP; from the coding sequence ATGAGGTACGTTTACAAATCAGCCGGTTTGCTGTTGGGTTGCTCAACGATCGGTTTTGTCGCTCTTGCTCCTTTGGGACTGTCGCCTCTAGCAGCGCAGACGGAGGCGGCACCTACTGTCACGGAAGAGTCAGTGGCTCCACCAGCGACGCAAGATGCTGGTGCTGAACCTGCTGCAGAAGAGTCATCTGCTACGGTGGCGGAGTATGTGCGGCAGGGCGATCGCCACTATGCGGCGGCGGATTATGAAGATGCGATCGCATCCTACACCCAGTCTCTCGAACTTTTCAATAGAAACGCTTACGCCTATTACAATCGGGGCAATGCCTTTCGTCAGCTCGATAATTACAAAGAAGCCTTAGCAGACTACAATCGTGCCTTACAGATCAACCCTGAGAATATCTTTGCCTACCTCTATCGAGGGATGGCGCTGCAAGAGCTAGGGGAAGATCAGGGGGCCGTGGCAAGCTTTAGCGCGGCAATTGAGCGCAATGGCTCTAATCCCCTCGCCTTTGAAAAGCGGGGAGAAGCTTACCACGCGATAGGGGATAAGCAGGCCGCGCTAAAAGACTTAGAACAAGCATTGAAACTCTACAAAAAAGCAGACAAGTATCGCCAAGAGCGTGCTGTGGAAAAGCAAATTAAAAAGGTGAAATCCAGTAAAGG